The region TCGCGCCCGGCGCCCGTTTGGCCGCCGGGCAGGCTAGAATGGCGCACCTTTGTTGGTTCGAGATCGCCATGAACGCCCCGGATTCCCGCCCCGCTGTCATCTTCCTGATGGGCCCCACCTGTTCCGGCAAAACCGGACTGGCGGTGGAGCTGGTGCAGCAGCTGCCGCTGGAGATCGTCAACGTCGACTCGGCGCAGGTCTATCGCGGCATGGAGATCGGCGCCGCCAGCCCGCCGCCGGAGGTGTTGGCGCGGGCGCCGCATCGACTGCTGCATTTCCGTGATCCGGCACAGCCTTACTCCGCCGCTGACTTCCGCGCTGATGCGCTGGCCGCCATCGCCGACATCCACGCCGCTGGCCGGGTGCCACTGCTGGTGGGCGGCACCATGCTTTATTTCCGCGCGCTGCTGGAGGGGCTGGCGAAATTGCCGGCCGCCGATCCGGTACTGCGGGCGCGGTTGGAGCAGGACGCCGCCGAGCAGGGTTGGCCCGCGCTGCATGCCCAGTTGGCGGCCGTTGATCCGATCACCGCTGCGCGCCTCAATCCGCAGGATCGCCAGCGGCTGCAGCGGGCGCTGGAAGTGTATTTGCTCACCGGCGTACCGTTGTCGGCCCACCATGCCGCCCAGCAGCAGGCACCGGCCACGGTGTTTCCTTACCGGGTAGTGCAGTTTGCCATCGCCCCGGCCGAGCGGGCGATGCTGCACCAGCGCATCGGCGAGCGGTTTCAGCAGATGCTGGCGGACGGTTTCTTGGATGAGGTGCGACGGTTGCGGACGCAGCCAGGGCTGCATGCGGGGCTGCCGTCGATGCGGGCGGTGGGTTACCGCCAGGCGTGGGCGCACTTGGACGGCGAGTACGATTATCAGACCTTGGTCGAACGCGGCATTGTCGCCACTCGGCAATTGGCCAAGCGGCAACTGACCTGGTTGCGCAGCTGGCCGTCGTTGACCTGGCTCGACAGCGACCAAACGAACCTGCCGGCAGCCGTGAAAGAGTCCCTTGAAAGCCTGCCGGTTTCCGTGTTTAGTGGCGCCTGATCCTCCCGCGCGCCAACCTTTGGGCGGCCTGCTTTGCGGCCCGAAACTTTTCGTGTGCGGTGGGGACCAAACCAGTCGGAGGCCGCGCAGGCGGCTCCGTGCTGGCCAGGATGGGCCTTTTGCTCCCGACGCGCACTCTGCGCCGGAGGCTGGGTCGCCGCCGCGACACTTTTCCTCAAAAGGTAAAAGATTCGCGCGGACGGCTTGAAACGGCGATTTATCGCGCCATTTCAGTAACCTGCAACAAGTACACGGGGTACCCCCGTAATTGCGCTGACAGCTCTGGGGATGGGGGCGGCAACGACATTGCGCTGTACGCTGTCTGCTTCACCTTCTGGGCACTGCTTTGTTTTCTGAGAACACTAAGGAGAAAACCATGTCGAAAGGGCATTCGCTACAAGACCCTTTTCTCAATGCGCTGAGAAAAGAGCGCATCCCGGTGTCCATTTTTCTTGTGAACGGGATCAAGCTTCAGGGACAGATCGAGTCATTTGACCAGTATGTGGTGCTGCTGAAGAACGCCGTCAGCCAGATGGTGTACAAGCACGCCATTTCCACCGTGGTGCCGGCCCGCAACCCGCGTGCATCCGGACCGGGTGGTGGCAACCCCGCCATGGTCGCTGCACCCGGCGACGATTTTGCCGGCAACGTGTAAGCGTCCAGTGGACCGGCCTGTGGGCCGGTCCGCGTCTGCAGCCGGCCGGTTTCCCCTTTTGCTGATGCCGGAGTGGCATGGAATTTTTTGAACGCCCCGACTGGGCCCGTCCGGGTCCGGCCTCTGACACCGACCGTCCCGCTGAGCGCGCGGTGCTGGTGCATGTGGATTTTCCCCTGGGTCCCGCGGAAGAGGACCGTCACGAGTTCTATCATCTGGTGACATCCAGCGGTGCTGAGCCGGTGGCGGAAGTGCGCTGCAAGCGTGAAAAGCCCGATCCAGCGACTTATGTGGGCAGCGGCAAGGTGGAAGAAATCGCCGCCGCCGTGGCTGAGCACGAGGCGGATGTGGTGCTGTTCAATCACCCGCTGAGCCCGGCTCAAGAGCGCAACCTCGAGCGCGCGGTGGAATGTCGGGTGCTGGATCGCACCGGCCTGATTCTCGACATCTTTGCGCTGCGTGCCCGCACCCACGAGGGGCGCATGCAGGTAGAGCTGGCCCAGCTGCAGCATCTGTCCACGCGGTTGGTGCGCGGTTGGACCCACCTTGAGCGACAGAAGGGCGGCATCGGCCTGCGTGGCCCCGGTGAGACCCAGCTTGAGACGGACCGCCGCTTGGTGCGCGACCGTATTCGCCATATCGAAGGCCGCTTGGCCAAGGTACGCAGCCAGCGCGCCCAAGGCCGCCGGGCGCGGGCACGCAATGAGGCGCCGGTGGTGTCGTTGGTGGGCTATACCAACGCCGGCAAGTCGACGCTGTTCAACCGCCTCACTGATGCCGATGTGTATGTGGCGGACAAGTTGTTCGCAACTCTCGATGCCACACTGCGGCGGGTGCGCATTCCCGGCGTCGGGCCGGCGGTGCTGGCCGATACCGTTGGCTTCATCCGCCACCTGCCGCACCGATTGGTGGACGCGTTCCGTGGCACGCTGGAGGAAACCCTCAGCGCCAGTCTGCTGCTGCACGTCACCGATGGCTCGGCAGTGGACCGCGACGTCAATGTGGACGCGGTCAACGAAGTGCTGGAGGAAATCGGCGCCGACGAGTTACCGGTGCTGCACGTCTACAACAAAGTCGACCTGCTGGAGGAGCCGCCGCGCATCGAGCGTGATGAGAGCGGCCAGCCGTGGCGGGTGTGGCTGTCGGCGCAGACCGGCGCCGGCATCGAGTTGTTGCACCAGGCGATTGCCGAGCGGTTGGCCAGCGGCTGGGTGGACCAGTGGCTGCAGCTGCCGCCGGACTCCGGTCGCCTGCGAGCACTGCTGCATGAAGCCGGCGAAGTGCTGGCTGAACAAGTGGGTGACGACGGCGCGTTGCAACTGCGCGTACGTTTGCACCGCAACCATTTTCAGCGCCTGTTACGCGGCGCTGGACTGACCGAGTCTGACGTGGCGCTGCCGGTTGCAGCTGAACAGGGGGGTTCCTACAATCCCTCCGCTCGTCACACTGAATAACATCCCCATCCATTGACGAGCCAGACGGAGATTTCGATGGCCTGGAACGAGCCCGGCGGCAACAAGCCCCGCGACCCTTGGGGCGGCGGCAGTGGCGGCAAGAACACGCAAGGTCCTCCGGATCTGGACGAAGTGTTCAAGAACCTGAAACAGAAATTCACCGGCGGCGGTGGTGGTAGCCAAGGCAGTGGTGCCGGCTTCCCGAAAGCGACGCTGGGCTTGGTGGCGGCGTTGCTGGCGGTGCTGTACCTGTTCTGGGCGGCGTTCCAGGTGGACGCGGCCGAGCAGGCGGTGGTGCTGCGCTTTGGCAAGCTACACCGGGTGGTGGACTCTGGCCTGAACTGGCACCTGCCGCCGTTCGAACAGTACCGCAAGGTCAACGTCACTCAAGTGCGCAGCCATCGCGTCAGCGAAGAGATGCTCACCGGCGACACCAACATTGTCGGCGTAACGCTGGAAGTGCAGTACCGCGTGTTCGATCCGG is a window of Alcanivorax sp. REN37 DNA encoding:
- the miaA gene encoding tRNA (adenosine(37)-N6)-dimethylallyltransferase MiaA, which codes for MAHLCWFEIAMNAPDSRPAVIFLMGPTCSGKTGLAVELVQQLPLEIVNVDSAQVYRGMEIGAASPPPEVLARAPHRLLHFRDPAQPYSAADFRADALAAIADIHAAGRVPLLVGGTMLYFRALLEGLAKLPAADPVLRARLEQDAAEQGWPALHAQLAAVDPITAARLNPQDRQRLQRALEVYLLTGVPLSAHHAAQQQAPATVFPYRVVQFAIAPAERAMLHQRIGERFQQMLADGFLDEVRRLRTQPGLHAGLPSMRAVGYRQAWAHLDGEYDYQTLVERGIVATRQLAKRQLTWLRSWPSLTWLDSDQTNLPAAVKESLESLPVSVFSGA
- the hfq gene encoding RNA chaperone Hfq; translation: MSKGHSLQDPFLNALRKERIPVSIFLVNGIKLQGQIESFDQYVVLLKNAVSQMVYKHAISTVVPARNPRASGPGGGNPAMVAAPGDDFAGNV
- the hflX gene encoding ribosome rescue GTPase HflX; translated protein: MEFFERPDWARPGPASDTDRPAERAVLVHVDFPLGPAEEDRHEFYHLVTSSGAEPVAEVRCKREKPDPATYVGSGKVEEIAAAVAEHEADVVLFNHPLSPAQERNLERAVECRVLDRTGLILDIFALRARTHEGRMQVELAQLQHLSTRLVRGWTHLERQKGGIGLRGPGETQLETDRRLVRDRIRHIEGRLAKVRSQRAQGRRARARNEAPVVSLVGYTNAGKSTLFNRLTDADVYVADKLFATLDATLRRVRIPGVGPAVLADTVGFIRHLPHRLVDAFRGTLEETLSASLLLHVTDGSAVDRDVNVDAVNEVLEEIGADELPVLHVYNKVDLLEEPPRIERDESGQPWRVWLSAQTGAGIELLHQAIAERLASGWVDQWLQLPPDSGRLRALLHEAGEVLAEQVGDDGALQLRVRLHRNHFQRLLRGAGLTESDVALPVAAEQGGSYNPSARHTE